One Urechidicola croceus genomic window, CAATGAACAACACCAAGATTTACGAACTGAAAATGGAATAAAATATGGCGATGTCATAGAATCTGTGAATTTTGAGTATGCAGCAAAATTAACAGCTGTAAATGCGCTTACTTTGGCTTCATTAGCATCAGCACCACCAGAACCTAAAAACTTAATGATTGGAGGAATTGTTCAACCCTCAACAAGATTAAAATGGGATGAAGTAAATAATACAGATATTATTGGTTATAAAATTTATTGGCGTGATACTACTTCACCGCAATGGCAGTATAGTAGATTTGTTGGAAAAGTAACAGATTATACGCTTAAAAATATTGTAATAGATAATTATTTGTTTGGTGTTGCAACTGTTGGTAAAAATGGTGCTGAAAGTTTGATTCAATTTCCAAGAAAATTAATTCCTAAAGGAGAATAGAACAGTTAAATTGTAATAAATCAAAATTGCTTACGACTTAGTTATAAATTAATATTTAGATGAAAAGTATAAGTATAATAGTTTTAAGTTTAATTTTGTTTTCATGCACATCACAGGCGCAAAAACAAGAAAAAGTAACTAAAAAAGATAGTAAAAAAATGATGGGTGAAAATTTAGAATATGCTACTTTTGGTGGCGGATGTTTTTGGTGTACTGAAGCAGTTTTTGAACAACTGGAAGGAGTTACATCAGTAAAATCAGGATATTCCGGAGGACAAATTAAAGACCCAACATATCGAGAGATTTCAACTGGAAGAACTGGACATGCTGAAGTTATTCAAATAGGATTTGATCCAACTATAATAAAATTTGAAGAGTTGTTGGATGTGTTTTTTAATACTCACAATCCTACAACTTTAAATCGTCAAGGAGCAGATAGAGGAACACAATATCGTTCAGCCGTTTTTTATCATAATGAAAAGCAAAAGTCGGCTGTAAATAAAATGATAGAAGCATTGGATAATGCTAAGGTATTTGCTGATAAAATTGTGACTGAAGTTACCGAATTTGATGTGTTTTATGAAGCGGAAAAGTATCATCAAAATTACTATGAGAATAACAAATCTCAAGGATATTGTCAAGTTGTTATTAATCCCAAGTTAGAAAAATTACAAAAACAATATAAGGACAAATTAAAGAAATGATAACTTGGCATTTTATTTGCATTAAATTCTATAATAAAAAATAAAGAATGAATTTAAGTAAAAATAAAAAACTAGTTATAAGTATTGTCTTAGATGCACTTGGTTATGTATCAATTATATTTCCACCATTTGATTTTGTTTGGGCACCATTATCAGCCTACATAATGACTAAGTTATATAAAGGTAAAAAAGGAAAAATTGCAGCAGTAGTATCATTTGTTGAAGAGGCATTGCCTTTTCTTGATGTCATTCCAACCTTTACATTGATGTGGTTATATACTTATGTTATTGATAAGAAAAAAGTGAAGACTGTCGTTGATGTTTAATCGTTAATTAGTTTACCTAAACCAATGCGTTTCAACATTTTTTTTTCCATATTCCAAAAAAAATTATATTGACCAAAAATCCAACCAAATAGTACAAGCATTATTTGGTAAAAAATAAAACTGAGAACTATATATAGAATCCAATAGATACTGGTTGGTAAATTATCTTTTGTAATTCCTATAAATTTAATGATAGGTTTTGCTACAAATAATGAAGATGAACCAGTAATACTGAACACAAAAAGAATAATAAGAATCTGCCAATTCGATTTTATTCCCCAACGCTCTCTTAATTTTTCCATAAATAATATTTCTATTGGCAAAAATACAATTTCAAATAAAAAAGGTTGAACAATTGTTCAACCTTTTTTATTTTTATATAAGTAGAAATTATCTTTTACCAAATAAACCTCCAAGAAGTCCACCCAATCCACTTTTCTTTTTTCCTCCTGCTGCACCAAGAATCATTCCAGCAACATCATCAATCATACTTCCATCGCCATCAGCATCTAATAAACGAGAAACTAAACTTTGTTGGTCATTAGAAGCTCCACCAAGCATTCCGCCTAATAAATTTCCAATTCCGTTAGAATCTGAAACTCCTTGTTGACGAGTTTCTTTTCCTAAAGCTCCCATTACAAGTGGTCCAGCAACTTTTAATATATTCATAGCACTACCTAGATCAATACCACTAGTTTTACTTACTGCTTGTGCTACATTTTGTTCTTTACCTTTAAATACATGCCCTAAAATTCCAGCACCATCTTGAAGTACATCTTCATCAACTCCACTACCACCAAGAATACTTCCAAGGTTATCTAAAATCCCACCACTATGTTTATCATTTCCTAAAGCTTTTAATAATCCTGCTGCTCCATCTGGAGAAGAAGCATTATTTTTCATTGCACCAAGTATTAATGGTAATGCTGCATTTAAAGCTGTTGATGTTTTGCTTTCGTCTTGCCCAAATTGTTTACTTGCTCCACTGATTAAAGTTTTACCAATTGGTCCGTTTAATAAGTCTAAAATCCCTGCCATTTTTAATTTTTTTAAGTTGTTCTTTATTTGTTTACATAATTAGGACACAATATACGAAATTATGTCACTAAATTTTAATTTATGTAAATTGTAAATAAAATTAAATTTAACTTTAGTAACTTTCAAGTCAAATTTTAAATTAGAAATATGAAGAGACTACCACTACATTGGAAAATAATGATAGGAATGGTATTAGGGATTTTATTTGGACTGCTTATGACAAGGTTTTCTACTGGTACACAGTTTGTTACTGATTGGATAAAACCATTAGGAGATATTTTTGTAAAAATGTTAAAACTAATTGCTGTACCATTAATAGTTGCTTCTTTGATAAAGGGTATTTCAGATTTAAAAGATATTTCGAAATTTAAAGTAATGGGATTGCGAACAATAGGAATATATATAGTTACTACCATAATTGCAATTTCAATAGGATTGACTTTAGTGAATACATTTAAGCCAGGTAATGGTATTTCACAAGAGACAGTTCAAAATTTAAAAGATAAGTATGCTTCAAATACAAGTATTCAAGAAAAAATGGAAGAAGCAACTAAGCAAAAAGAAAGTAGTCCGTTACAATTTATTGTTGACATGGTTCCTGACAATGCAATTTCGGCAATGGGCGATAATAAATTAATGCTGCAAGTTATTTTCTTTACTATATTATTAGGAATTAGTTTATTATTAATTGATGAAAAAAATGCAAAACCATTAAAAGAGTTTTTTGATTCTCTTAATGATGTTGTGCTCAAAATGGTTGATTTAATAATGCTATTAGCACCATATGCTGTTTTTGCTTTATTAGCTACAGTTGTTGTTACAGCTGATGATCCTGATGTGCTGTTAGCCTTATTGAAATATGCTGGAGTTGTAGTTTTCGGACTGTTTTTAATGGTTGTTTTCTACTCTACTTTAGTGGGAGTTTATACAAAAAAGTCGCCTATTTGGTTTTTAACACAAATAGCACCAGCGCAATTGTTAGCATTTTCAACTAGTAGTAGTGCCGCAACACTTCCAGTAACAATGGAAAGAGTAGAAGAACATATAGGAGTAGATAAGGAAGTCTCAAGTTTTGTATTGCCAGTTGGGGCTACAATTAATATGGATGGAACAAGTTTATATCAAGCAGTTGCCTCAGTATTTATAATGCAAGTTTTATGGCCTGAAGGATTAACTTTTAGCAATCAATTAATCATTATATTAACAGCATTAATGGCATCAATTGGCTCGGCAGCTGTACCAGGAGCAGGAATGGTAATGTTGGTAATAGTATTAGATAGTATTGGTTTTCCTGCAGATTTATTACCAATAGGTTTGGCATTAATATTTGCTGTTGATAGACCTCTTGATATGTGTAGAACAATGATTAATGTTACTGGTGATGCAACAGTGTCAATGGTTGTGGCTAAATCAGTTGGTAAACTTGGTAAACCTCACGTACAAGAATGGGATGATAATTATGAAAAAGTTAAGTAGCATAGAATCGTTCAATATTATTGGAATTTCAGTAAGAACAATCAATAGTGGTGGTCAGGCCGGTATTGATATTAAGAAACTTTGGGATAAATGGTTTTCAGAAAATTGCAGTTCTAAAATTTCTAATAAAATGAATGATGATATAATTAATCTGTATACAGACTATGATTCTGATGAATATGGATATTATACAACAATTGTAGGTAATAAAGTAACAGATTTAGAATCGATTCCTGAAGGTTTTGTCGGGAAGTATATTCCTGCAACTAATTATGAAAAATTTATTTCAAAAGGGAAACTCCCAGAGTGTGTTTTAAATACTTGGGAAACTATTTGGAAATCAAAAAATAATAGAATTTATATTGCAGATTTTGACGTTTACCGTTTAGAAGAGATGAATCCAGAAAATGCAATTGTAGAAACTTTCGTTTCAGTAATTTAATAAAAATATATAAAATGAATATTTGTTTTTTAATGTATCCTTGGGAGCAAATTGACCCTGAAAATGATACAAGTTTAACCTTAATTCACGAATGTGTAAAAAGAGGTCACGGAGTTGCGCTTTGTTCACCTGCAAACTTAACAATACAAAATAGTGTAACGAATGCTTTTTGTAATGTTATTGGAAGAATGGATAAAGTCCCTTCTTCAATGAAATCTTTTTATAATAAAGCAAAATTAAGAGAAGAAATGTTGCCTTTAGCAGGTTTTGATGTGTTATTTTTTAGAGCCAACCCTCCATTAGACCCCTTGATGCTGAATTTTTTAGATTCAGTTAAAGATGATGTTTTTATAATGAATTCTTTACAAGGAATGCGAGAAGCTAATAATAAATTATATACTGCTGCATTTGGAGATTCACACAGTAATATTATTCCACCTACACATGTATCTAAAAACAAAAAATATTTAATTCGTCAAATTAAAGAATCAAAATCTGATAAAATGATTTTAAAACCATTGAATGGGTTTGGTGGTTCAGGTGTTATTTTGATTGAAAAATCGGCAATGTCAAATGTCAATTCATTGTTAGATTTTTATATAACAAGTTCCGATGGAACTTCG contains:
- the msrA gene encoding peptide-methionine (S)-S-oxide reductase MsrA, which produces MKSISIIVLSLILFSCTSQAQKQEKVTKKDSKKMMGENLEYATFGGGCFWCTEAVFEQLEGVTSVKSGYSGGQIKDPTYREISTGRTGHAEVIQIGFDPTIIKFEELLDVFFNTHNPTTLNRQGADRGTQYRSAVFYHNEKQKSAVNKMIEALDNAKVFADKIVTEVTEFDVFYEAEKYHQNYYENNKSQGYCQVVINPKLEKLQKQYKDKLKK
- a CDS encoding DUF6787 family protein is translated as MEKLRERWGIKSNWQILIILFVFSITGSSSLFVAKPIIKFIGITKDNLPTSIYWILYIVLSFIFYQIMLVLFGWIFGQYNFFWNMEKKMLKRIGLGKLIND
- a CDS encoding DUF937 domain-containing protein — its product is MAGILDLLNGPIGKTLISGASKQFGQDESKTSTALNAALPLILGAMKNNASSPDGAAGLLKALGNDKHSGGILDNLGSILGGSGVDEDVLQDGAGILGHVFKGKEQNVAQAVSKTSGIDLGSAMNILKVAGPLVMGALGKETRQQGVSDSNGIGNLLGGMLGGASNDQQSLVSRLLDADGDGSMIDDVAGMILGAAGGKKKSGLGGLLGGLFGKR
- a CDS encoding dicarboxylate/amino acid:cation symporter, giving the protein MKRLPLHWKIMIGMVLGILFGLLMTRFSTGTQFVTDWIKPLGDIFVKMLKLIAVPLIVASLIKGISDLKDISKFKVMGLRTIGIYIVTTIIAISIGLTLVNTFKPGNGISQETVQNLKDKYASNTSIQEKMEEATKQKESSPLQFIVDMVPDNAISAMGDNKLMLQVIFFTILLGISLLLIDEKNAKPLKEFFDSLNDVVLKMVDLIMLLAPYAVFALLATVVVTADDPDVLLALLKYAGVVVFGLFLMVVFYSTLVGVYTKKSPIWFLTQIAPAQLLAFSTSSSAATLPVTMERVEEHIGVDKEVSSFVLPVGATINMDGTSLYQAVASVFIMQVLWPEGLTFSNQLIIILTALMASIGSAAVPGAGMVMLVIVLDSIGFPADLLPIGLALIFAVDRPLDMCRTMINVTGDATVSMVVAKSVGKLGKPHVQEWDDNYEKVK
- a CDS encoding GyrI-like domain-containing protein, whose amino-acid sequence is MKKLSSIESFNIIGISVRTINSGGQAGIDIKKLWDKWFSENCSSKISNKMNDDIINLYTDYDSDEYGYYTTIVGNKVTDLESIPEGFVGKYIPATNYEKFISKGKLPECVLNTWETIWKSKNNRIYIADFDVYRLEEMNPENAIVETFVSVI
- the gshB gene encoding glutathione synthase, producing MNICFLMYPWEQIDPENDTSLTLIHECVKRGHGVALCSPANLTIQNSVTNAFCNVIGRMDKVPSSMKSFYNKAKLREEMLPLAGFDVLFFRANPPLDPLMLNFLDSVKDDVFIMNSLQGMREANNKLYTAAFGDSHSNIIPPTHVSKNKKYLIRQIKESKSDKMILKPLNGFGGSGVILIEKSAMSNVNSLLDFYITSSDGTSNYVILQEYIEGADQGDIRILILNGEPIGAMKRVPGSDDHRSNVSAGGTVQRHTLTKEEKALCKQIGPKLVNDGLFFVGIDVIGGKLVEVNVMSPGGITYINKVYKTKIQAKVIDFVESQVLDKLEAFDRRSRLRKAVEDA